The sequence below is a genomic window from Mycobacteroides abscessus ATCC 19977.
AACGCGCCCACGGGTTCGAGGCTGCACGGCGTGGCCGAGGACGGCATCCCGGTACGTGACATTGCCGAAGTCATCGGCCGCCATCTGAACCTGCCGGTCGAATCGGTGCCCCTTGCGCAGGCATTTGACCATTTCGGTTGGTTGGGCGGGTTTTTCGCTATGGACCTGCCCGCGACGAGCGTGCTCACCCAGGAACGTCTGGGCTGGCGTCCGGTGCAGCCTGGCCTCATTGCGGACCTTGAGAAGGGACACTACTTCGATGAGTGACGTCGTCGCAGCGGCGCGCCGTGCCTTAGGAGCAGTTGGCGCGTTTCTGCCCATGCACTTCACCAGCATGCCCTCGGTGGGTGAGCAGCGTGCAGCGGTGGTGCGCATGGAAGCCGCTGGTTATCGCACCACATGGCTGAATGAACCGGTCGGAGGCAAGGACGTTCTGGTGCAGGCGGGTCTTCTGCTGGCCGCAACCGAGCACATGACGTTCGCGACGGGGATCGCAAACATCTGGGCGCGGCCCGCGGTGACCGCGCACGGTGGCGCGGCGATGCTTGCGCAAGCCTACCCAGATCGCTTTGTGCTCGGACTTGGGGCTGGCTACCCTTCGCAAGCTGAACTGGTCGGATCCCATTTCGGCAGCGGGTTGGGTGCCATGCGCGACTACCTGTCGCGCATGGGCGAAACGACTCCGCTACCGGCTGTTGATGTGCGGTATCCGCGGATTGTCGCGGCCAACGGCCCGAAGATGTTGGCACTGGCCCGCGATGCTGCCGACGGTGCCATGCCCGCGGGCCGGCCTCCTGCATTCACCGCACAGGTGCGACAG
It includes:
- a CDS encoding LLM class flavin-dependent oxidoreductase, translating into MSDVVAAARRALGAVGAFLPMHFTSMPSVGEQRAAVVRMEAAGYRTTWLNEPVGGKDVLVQAGLLLAATEHMTFATGIANIWARPAVTAHGGAAMLAQAYPDRFVLGLGAGYPSQAELVGSHFGSGLGAMRDYLSRMGETTPLPAVDVRYPRIVAANGPKMLALARDAADGAMPAGRPPAFTAQVRQALGRDKLIVVGIDVIVAGDGDDTKTIARNMVSMRLELPGVRGGLKSLGYADEEVADISDRLVDDLVAYGSPGDVATMVDRHLQAGADHVVLMPANVETEVGVRYLEQLAPALLS